Proteins from a single region of Balaenoptera acutorostrata chromosome 16, mBalAcu1.1, whole genome shotgun sequence:
- the EXOSC1 gene encoding exosome complex component CSL4 isoform X1, translating to MAPPVRYCIPGERLCNLEEGSPGSGTYTRHGYIFSSLAGCLIKSSENGALPVISVMRETESQLLPDVGAIVTCKVSSINSRFAKVHILYVGSTPLKNSFRGTIRKEDVRATEKDKVEIYKSFRPGDIVLAKVISLGDAQSNYLLTTAENELGVVVAHSESGVQMVPISWCEMQCPKTHTKEFRKVARVQPEFLQT from the exons ATGGCGCCACCCGTGAGGTACTGCATCCCCG GCGAACGTCTGTGTAACTTGGAAGAGGGCAGCCCGGGCAGCGGCACCTACACCCGGCATGGCTACATCTTTTCGTCGCTTGCTGGCTGCCTGATAAAGAGCAGCGAGAACGGCGCG CTTCCTGTCATATCTGTGATGAGAGAAACAGAGTCCCAATTACTGCCAGATGTGGGAGCTATTGTAACCTGTAAG GTCTCTAGCATCAATTCACGCTTTGCCAAAGTACACATCCTATATGTGGGGTCCACACCACTTAAGAACTCTTTTCGAGGAACTATCCG cAAGGAAGACGTCCGAGCTactgaaaaagacaag GTTGAAATTTATAAGAGTTTCCGCCCAGGGGACATTGTCTTGGCCAAAGTG ATCTCCCTAGGTGATGCGCAGTCCAACTACCTCCTAACCACTGCCGAAAATGAGCTGGGAGTGGTGGTGGCCCACAGTGAATCGG GTGTCCAGATGGTTCCCATCAGCTGGTGTGAGATGCAGTGCCCTAAGACCCACACTAAAGAATTCCGGAAAGTGGCCCGAGTACAGCCTGAATTCTTACAGACCTAA
- the EXOSC1 gene encoding exosome complex component CSL4 isoform X2 — MWGPHHLRTLFEELSARKTSELLKKTRLLVEIYKSFRPGDIVLAKVISLGDAQSNYLLTTAENELGVVVAHSESGVQMVPISWCEMQCPKTHTKEFRKVARVQPEFLQT, encoded by the exons ATGTGGGGTCCACACCACTTAAGAACTCTTTTCGAGGAACTATCCG cAAGGAAGACGTCCGAGCTactgaaaaagacaaggttgttg GTTGAAATTTATAAGAGTTTCCGCCCAGGGGACATTGTCTTGGCCAAAGTG ATCTCCCTAGGTGATGCGCAGTCCAACTACCTCCTAACCACTGCCGAAAATGAGCTGGGAGTGGTGGTGGCCCACAGTGAATCGG GTGTCCAGATGGTTCCCATCAGCTGGTGTGAGATGCAGTGCCCTAAGACCCACACTAAAGAATTCCGGAAAGTGGCCCGAGTACAGCCTGAATTCTTACAGACCTAA